A genomic region of Magnolia sinica isolate HGM2019 chromosome 6, MsV1, whole genome shotgun sequence contains the following coding sequences:
- the LOC131249203 gene encoding inactive protein RESTRICTED TEV MOVEMENT 2-like yields the protein MSRPNMARSYEDFQPSFDWKQEDGSDILVVNLPGFKKEQLKVQLNNLGKLTVNGERPVGSNKWSRFRKDFQVPENSNVNEIRARYENGALYVTMPKLAARARKQAQPVTGKEPMEGPKTADRPKPTKDLQGDASTVDAEKKSNGKTSDAMMEKRPSGKSKVFEEVDLGPGKTTNGPMDAGKRTDVTKEKEEEKKPIDAPKTADGSTEAEPSTWRYMPESWKRGGGSYVYGLNRPKKMVVGVVVAIVALVALGIYVAFNLRSQEENGN from the exons ATGTCCCGACCTAACATGGCCCGCTCTTACGAGGATTTCCAGCCGTCTTTTGATTGGAAACAGGAGGATGGATCTGATATCCTCGTCGTCAATCTTCCCG GATTCAAGAAAGAGCAGCTAAAAGTCCAGCTCAACAACTTAGGGAAGTTGACGGTAAATGGCGAACGCCCGGTCGGTAGCAACAAATGGAGCCGCTTCCGCAAGGACTTCCAAGTGCCTGAGAACTCTAATGTGAATGAAATCCGTGCGAGGTACGAAAATGGAGCTCTCTATGTGACCATGCCAAAATTGGCCGCTCGAGCAAGAAAACAAGCCCAGCCTGTGACAGGTAAAGAGCCCATGGAAGGCCCAAAAACCGCAGATAGGCCGAAACCGACTAAAGACCTCCAAGGAGATGCTTCAACCGTTGATGccgaaaaaaaatcaaatgggaAGACTAGTGACGCCATGATGGAGAAACGACCGAGTGGGAAGAGTAAGGTGTTTGAAGAAGTGGACCTTGGCCCAGGAAAGACTACGAATGGGCCTATGGATGCTGGAAAGCGTACGGATGTTACTaaggagaaagaagaggagaagaagccCATTGATGCCCCGAAAACGGCGGATGGGTCAACAGAAGCTGAGCCATCCACCTGGCGGTATATGCCGGAAAGTTGGAAGCGCGGTGGAGGCAGTTATGTTTATGGATTGAACAGGCCCAAGAAAATGGTTGTGGGTGTGGTGGTGGCTAT